The following proteins come from a genomic window of Andrena cerasifolii isolate SP2316 chromosome 6, iyAndCera1_principal, whole genome shotgun sequence:
- the LOC143370315 gene encoding pH-sensitive chloride channel 2 → MMELKMALKKRINTFITLVYLLQMLHPNTCTILGSCPMLSSSSSMTQTELLQELTNDCRYDKMARPLGEMNTTDPVKVYTRAYIYTIKSNMVKTLQFDVHMMLQFRYLDTRLEFIEIAPHLNQIYGGKSAHDLIWTPTVYVTNERSSAIMGNSVKDLLISIDPSGMIVLNTRMQATLNCGLRLEKFPFDVQECPLIFESWTHNVHDMVLQWDQEPIILADELHLTEYKLIDKWVNTSEIFYTTSEQHFGHFAGNFSAISITFKLAREMGFFMMDYYIPSILIVVISWVSFWLHADASPPRIVLGTNTILTFMTLASKVENSLPKVSYIKASEIWFLGCTIFLFAAMVEFAFVNTIYRRKKNVPLKKVNSKYILKSTLTPKLARKQFQKNATGLERSRSWSSLDNANSSEQDYTNQNYLTVHSFPSTLNIPSVKIDEDRDQECSVASITTINSTPPPKPFSRRATLAQLHNFTTMTPQEIAQWIDKRSRIVFPIAFVIFNILYWSFIWI, encoded by the exons ATGATGGAACTTAAGATGGCtttgaaaaaaagaattaatacttTCATCACTCTTGTTTATCTGCTACAAATGTTACATCCCAATACATGTACCAT attggGAAGTTGTCCGATGTTAAGTAGCAGCAGTTCTATGACGCAAACTGAGCTCTTGCAAGAGTTAACGAATGATTGTCGTTATGATAAAATGGCTAGACCTTTGGGAGAAATGAATACCACGGATCCAGTTAAAGTGTACACCAGAGCTTACATTTACACCATTAAATCGAATATGGTGAAAACACTG CAATTTGACGTGCACATGATGTTGCAATTTAGATACTTGGACACCAGATTGGAATTTATAGAGATCGCTCCCCATTTAAACCAAATATACGGTGGAAAATCTGCACACGATTTAATCTGGACACCCACTGTATATGTTACCAATGAACGTAGCTCAGCTATAATGGGAAATAGTGTTAAAGATCTACTCATTTCTATAGATCCATCAGGCATGATCGTACTTAACACCAG GATGCAAGCTACCCTTAACTGTGGGCTTCGTTTGGAAAAGTTTCCATTTGATGTGCAGGAATGTCCACTTATTTTTGAAAGCT GGACTCACAATGTGCACGACATGGTGCTGCAGTGGGACCAGGAGCCAATCATACTTGCAGATGAATTGCATTTAACCGAATACAAGCTTATTGACAAGTGGGTCAATACGTCAGAAATATTCTACACAACATCGGAACAACATTTCGGACATTTTG cTGGGAACTTCAGCGCGATTAGTATAACGTTCAAACTAGCACGTGAAATGGGATTCTTTATGATGGACTATTATATACCGTCTATACTAATAGTAGTTATCTCTTGGGTATCTTTCTGGTTACACGCGGACGCAAGCCCCCCGCGTATAGTTTTAG GaacaaacaccattttaacattCATGACCCTTGCATCGAAAGTGGAGAATTCCTTGCCAAAGGTTTCTTATATAAAAGCCAGTGAGATTTGGTTCTTAGGTTGCACGATATTTTTATTCGCGGCAATGGTTGAATTTGCTTTCGTTAACACGATCTACCGACGGAA GAAGAACGTGCCTTTAAAGAAAGTGAACAGTAAATACATACTGAAGTCCACACTGACGCCGAAATTGGCACGGAAACAATTCCAAAAGAACGCTACAGGTTTGGAACGATCGCGTTCTTGGTCGTCGCTTGATAACGCAAATAGTAGCGAGCAAGATTATACGAACCAGAATTATCTCACTGTACAC AGCTTTCCGAGTACTCTCAATATTCCTTCTGTGAAAATTGATGAAGACAGAGACCAAGAATGCTCGGTGGCAAGCATCACAACCATTAATAGTACTCCACCACCGAAACCCTTTTCACGAAGAGCGACCCTCGCACAGTTACATAATTTTACAACGATGACGCCGCAGGAAATCGCTCAATGGATAGATAAACGTAGCAGAATTGTATTTCCTATTGCTTTCGTCATATTCAACATTCTTTACTGGTCTTTCATTTGGATATAA